In Treponema denticola, one genomic interval encodes:
- a CDS encoding nucleoside kinase: MASFKITFPDGTQKEFVHPVSARELIQYFPPLPAPIVGIKVNNLVVPLNKTIDIQSNIEPVTLADREGSNFYRRTLCLILAAAAKELYPDLRLLMGHSLDYGYYYTLEGEKADKADFQAIKKKMNEMVADDMPIDTHWLSYEEALEKFEHSNQPDTYRLLNYTSKPRILINRLGNYEDLYFQPLMDRIGEVKVFDVMPYQDGFLLRFPRTSSHTKLSEFEDLPHLFEIYKEYKQWGKLVGVSSVGQLNDLITSRKIKDYVEITEILQNNKLAEIAKQITDKKTARVILIAGPSSSGKTTSAKKLSMQLKVLGYIPKVISLDDFYLGIAKAPKKEDGRPDFECVEALDIELLNDVLIRLFKGETVEMPSYDFKASARRPEGKMFTPEKNTIFILEGIHALNDKLTAKIDNSLKFKVYLSALTQLNLDDHNRIPTSDNRLIRRIVRDAQFRGSPAAKTIGMWGDVRSGESKYIFPFQGNADAAFNTALDYELAVLKVYAEPLLKAVKPNQKEYNEASRLLTFLGNFLPLPASFVHGQSILREFIGDSAFSYS, from the coding sequence ATGGCTTCATTTAAAATAACTTTTCCTGACGGAACTCAAAAAGAATTCGTTCATCCGGTATCGGCACGCGAGCTTATACAATATTTTCCTCCCCTCCCGGCTCCTATAGTTGGTATAAAGGTAAACAACTTAGTAGTCCCTTTGAACAAAACCATCGATATACAATCCAATATAGAACCGGTAACATTAGCCGACCGTGAAGGCTCAAACTTTTACAGAAGAACCCTCTGCCTGATTTTAGCTGCTGCAGCAAAGGAGCTTTATCCCGATTTAAGGCTTTTGATGGGGCACAGCTTGGATTACGGTTATTATTATACTCTCGAAGGGGAAAAAGCGGATAAGGCAGACTTTCAAGCTATTAAGAAAAAAATGAATGAAATGGTAGCTGACGATATGCCTATTGATACTCATTGGCTTTCCTACGAAGAAGCCTTGGAAAAATTTGAACACTCGAACCAGCCCGATACCTATAGACTTTTAAACTATACGAGTAAACCCCGTATTTTAATAAACCGCTTAGGTAATTATGAAGACCTTTATTTTCAGCCTCTAATGGATAGGATAGGTGAAGTCAAGGTTTTTGATGTAATGCCCTATCAAGACGGCTTTTTGCTCCGTTTTCCGAGAACATCATCCCATACAAAACTTTCGGAATTTGAGGACCTTCCGCATCTTTTTGAAATTTATAAGGAATATAAACAATGGGGAAAACTGGTCGGCGTTTCCTCCGTCGGACAGCTAAACGATTTGATTACATCAAGAAAAATCAAAGACTATGTAGAAATTACCGAGATACTTCAAAATAATAAACTTGCAGAAATTGCAAAACAGATAACGGATAAAAAAACCGCAAGGGTTATCCTGATAGCCGGCCCTTCAAGTTCAGGAAAAACCACCTCGGCTAAAAAACTTTCAATGCAGCTTAAGGTCTTGGGTTACATACCCAAGGTTATAAGCCTGGACGATTTTTATCTGGGTATTGCTAAAGCACCGAAAAAAGAAGACGGCAGACCCGACTTTGAATGTGTCGAAGCCTTAGATATTGAACTTTTAAACGATGTACTTATCCGCCTCTTTAAGGGTGAAACAGTCGAAATGCCTTCGTACGATTTTAAGGCAAGTGCCCGCAGACCAGAAGGCAAGATGTTCACTCCGGAAAAAAACACCATCTTTATACTGGAAGGAATACATGCACTCAACGATAAGCTCACAGCAAAAATAGATAACTCCTTAAAGTTTAAGGTCTACCTTTCGGCCCTAACCCAGCTTAACTTAGATGACCACAACCGTATTCCTACCTCGGATAATAGGCTCATAAGGCGCATAGTTCGGGATGCCCAATTTAGAGGAAGTCCTGCAGCAAAAACAATAGGAATGTGGGGCGATGTAAGAAGCGGAGAATCAAAATATATTTTCCCCTTCCAAGGAAATGCAGATGCTGCCTTTAACACAGCCCTCGACTATGAACTTGCAGTACTAAAAGTTTATGCAGAACCTCTTTTAAAGGCAGTAAAACCGAATCAAAAAGAATACAACGAGGCATCGCGGCTATTAACATTTTTAGGAAACTTTT
- the mazG gene encoding nucleoside triphosphate pyrophosphohydrolase → MENSQLIESFEALFNVIKRLRGPGGCPWDIAQTPMSMRKSLLEEAYEAADAIEEHHSTGQNAEHVKEELGDILLNVLMISYMYEQEGLFSTADIMKNLTEKLIRRHPHVFGETEGYEGPESDKKASTPESVLNQWENIKEKIERPKAESILDSIPKNFPPMLRALKISKKAAKAGFEWTEIGGLIEKMEEEMTEFAEAVKSGSEAAMEDEIGDVFFVAVNAARFLKIDPEMALMHANKKFERRFRFVETEMKKSGLELLPKNGEKMEEFWNKAKLKERTKN, encoded by the coding sequence ATGGAAAATTCACAACTGATTGAGAGCTTTGAAGCTCTTTTTAATGTAATCAAAAGATTAAGGGGGCCGGGAGGCTGTCCATGGGATATAGCCCAAACCCCTATGAGTATGCGCAAGTCCCTTTTGGAAGAAGCCTATGAGGCAGCTGACGCAATAGAAGAACACCATAGTACCGGACAAAATGCCGAACATGTAAAAGAAGAACTCGGCGATATTCTTTTAAATGTACTGATGATTTCGTATATGTATGAACAAGAAGGCCTTTTTTCGACTGCCGATATTATGAAAAATCTTACCGAAAAGCTGATAAGGCGGCATCCCCATGTTTTCGGGGAAACGGAAGGCTATGAAGGGCCTGAAAGCGATAAAAAAGCTTCAACTCCCGAATCCGTTTTAAACCAATGGGAAAACATAAAAGAAAAAATAGAAAGGCCTAAGGCCGAATCAATTTTAGACTCCATCCCCAAAAATTTTCCGCCGATGTTGAGGGCCTTAAAGATTTCAAAAAAGGCAGCAAAGGCCGGTTTTGAATGGACTGAAATCGGCGGCCTTATCGAAAAGATGGAAGAAGAGATGACAGAATTTGCCGAAGCCGTTAAATCAGGATCCGAGGCGGCGATGGAAGACGAGATAGGAGATGTCTTCTTTGTTGCCGTCAATGCTGCACGCTTTTTAAAGATAGATCCCGAAATGGCTTTAATGCATGCAAACAAAAAATTTGAAAGGCGGTTCCGCTTTGTCGAGACTGAAATGAAAAAAAGCGGCCTTGAGCTTTTACCTAAAAATGGGGAAAAGATGGAAGAATTTTGGAATAAGGCAAAGCTTAAAGAAAGGACTAAAAATTAG
- a CDS encoding ATP-binding protein, translating into MDFSRKLPIGVQSFKVFRDDNYLYVDKTEYVYKLASTGRVYFLSRPRRFGKSLFLSTLEAYFLGQKELFKGLAIEKLEEAEKGKREIWQEYPVFYLDFNVGKYDCIEALNTNFNVFLSDLEEKYGTSKAEDNFAKRFEGLLKRAYEKTGKQVVVLIDEYDKPLLYSMDNEALNEEYRAVLKSFYSVLKSADQYIRLAFLTGVTKFSKVSIFSDLNNLNDISLTPQFSGICGITHTELLNTFEPEIKALAQANELSYEECIKTLQQKYDGYCFSPETERMYNPFSLLNVFFGNQFDYYWFATGTPTFLVKALKKGDYHIPDLDGNVEMTSAGLSDYRAEAGSEIPVLFQAGYLTIKGYDKLLHLYRLGFPNDEVRYGFLYNLFPSYCNVVYADGPFCIAQFYRDIIAGRLEEFMQRLKSIMASLPYDNIKKDTDESLALREHNFQVCVYLVFALLGQFIELEVPVANGRTDALIKTETAIYIFEFKLKESAEAALKQIKEKKYAERYKAEKKKIMLIGVSFDPEEKTVKEWITEEA; encoded by the coding sequence ATGGATTTTAGTAGAAAGTTGCCTATAGGCGTACAGAGTTTTAAAGTATTTCGTGATGATAATTATCTCTATGTTGATAAGACCGAATATGTTTATAAGTTAGCCTCGACAGGCCGTGTTTATTTTTTAAGCCGCCCCCGCAGATTCGGAAAGAGTCTTTTTCTTTCAACCCTTGAAGCGTACTTTTTAGGGCAAAAAGAATTGTTTAAAGGTTTAGCAATCGAAAAACTTGAAGAAGCCGAAAAGGGAAAAAGAGAAATTTGGCAGGAGTATCCAGTTTTTTACTTGGACTTTAATGTCGGAAAATATGACTGCATTGAAGCTTTGAATACCAATTTTAATGTATTTTTATCCGATTTGGAAGAAAAGTACGGCACATCTAAGGCAGAAGATAACTTTGCAAAACGCTTTGAAGGGCTTTTAAAACGAGCCTACGAAAAAACCGGAAAACAGGTTGTCGTTTTAATTGACGAGTATGATAAGCCTCTTTTATATTCCATGGATAATGAAGCCTTAAATGAAGAATATAGAGCTGTTCTAAAATCATTTTATTCGGTTTTAAAAAGTGCCGACCAATATATACGCTTGGCATTTTTAACCGGAGTTACTAAATTCAGTAAGGTTAGTATTTTCAGTGACTTAAATAACTTAAACGACATAAGCCTCACACCTCAATTTTCAGGTATCTGCGGAATAACTCATACGGAATTATTAAACACCTTTGAACCGGAAATAAAAGCCTTAGCCCAAGCTAACGAATTAAGCTATGAAGAGTGCATCAAAACCTTACAGCAAAAATATGATGGGTATTGTTTTTCGCCCGAAACGGAAAGAATGTACAATCCTTTCAGCTTGTTAAATGTCTTTTTTGGAAATCAATTTGACTATTATTGGTTTGCAACGGGAACGCCCACTTTTTTGGTAAAAGCCTTAAAAAAAGGAGACTACCATATTCCCGACTTAGACGGAAATGTAGAGATGACCTCTGCAGGTTTATCGGATTACAGGGCTGAAGCAGGTTCCGAAATACCCGTATTGTTTCAAGCAGGATATTTAACGATTAAGGGCTATGATAAACTCTTGCACCTTTATAGGTTGGGTTTCCCTAACGATGAAGTCAGGTACGGTTTTTTATATAATCTTTTTCCGAGTTATTGCAATGTAGTTTATGCGGATGGGCCTTTTTGCATAGCTCAGTTTTATAGGGATATAATTGCAGGAAGGTTAGAAGAGTTTATGCAAAGGTTAAAGTCGATAATGGCAAGCCTTCCCTACGACAATATAAAAAAGGATACCGATGAAAGCCTCGCATTGAGGGAGCATAATTTTCAAGTCTGCGTTTATTTGGTCTTTGCCCTTTTAGGACAGTTTATCGAGCTTGAGGTACCTGTCGCTAACGGAAGAACAGATGCCCTTATAAAAACCGAAACAGCTATTTATATTTTTGAGTTTAAACTAAAAGAAAGTGCTGAAGCCGCCTTAAAGCAAATCAAAGAAAAAAAATATGCCGAAAGGTACAAGGCCGAAAAGAAAAAGATAATGCTCATCGGTGTCAGCTTTGATCCGGAAGAAAAAACTGTAAAAGAATGGATTACGGAAGAAGCGTGA
- a CDS encoding FKBP-type peptidyl-prolyl cis-trans isomerase: MKFIKNFTLMLCCVCLFFMFTSCKDKKAEAEVSSEAADEKEKISVTEEEVGYAFGVIIAQSVKQDGIKLNPKHILKGYNEAMAKDFKETGLSDAHMVLNKAFQMAQMEKAAKSLEEANAFLEKNKAKEGVMVTESGLQYEVLSKGKDDIHPNENDEVEVNYIGKLIDETVFDDSYKNGSSVKIQLSRVIPGWKEGLQLMSSGAKYRFYVPPALAYGEQGIVQGSAVIIPGNAVLIFDVELVGISPKN, translated from the coding sequence ATGAAATTTATTAAAAATTTTACTCTTATGTTATGTTGTGTTTGTTTGTTTTTTATGTTTACATCCTGTAAGGATAAAAAAGCGGAAGCTGAAGTTTCTTCCGAGGCTGCCGATGAAAAGGAAAAAATTTCGGTAACCGAGGAAGAGGTCGGTTATGCCTTCGGCGTTATCATCGCACAAAGCGTAAAGCAAGACGGTATAAAGCTCAACCCCAAGCATATTTTAAAGGGTTATAATGAAGCAATGGCCAAGGATTTTAAGGAAACCGGTCTTTCTGATGCTCATATGGTTTTAAATAAGGCCTTTCAAATGGCTCAAATGGAAAAGGCCGCAAAATCTCTTGAAGAAGCTAATGCCTTTTTGGAAAAAAATAAGGCTAAAGAGGGTGTGATGGTTACCGAATCCGGCTTACAGTATGAAGTGCTTTCAAAGGGGAAAGATGATATTCACCCTAATGAAAACGATGAGGTTGAAGTAAATTATATCGGAAAACTTATAGACGAAACTGTTTTTGACGATTCATATAAAAACGGTTCAAGCGTAAAAATCCAATTATCAAGGGTTATTCCCGGCTGGAAAGAAGGCCTACAGTTGATGAGTTCCGGTGCAAAATACAGGTTCTATGTTCCGCCGGCATTGGCTTATGGAGAGCAGGGGATTGTTCAAGGCAGTGCCGTTATAATTCCCGGAAATGCGGTTTTGATTTTTGATGTTGAGCTTGTAGGTATTTCACCTAAAAACTAA